Proteins encoded together in one Oceanidesulfovibrio indonesiensis window:
- a CDS encoding terminase large subunit, giving the protein MGKRGPKTGAAKAAESAPKRTWKTKRPPWEKRGLTRAERVIAFIEVLPITAGVHAGKRLQLRQWQRDIIEAVYTVDDLGKRRVRTAVVTMPRKGGKTQLAAALALCHLIGPEAEQRGQVYSAASDKDQAAIIFRELEAYIYAVPEFAERCNIKAFHKEITDEVTGSTYKAMSSDARKAHGLSPSFMVYDELAQTKNRELYDNLTTGTGARSEPLMVVISTQSSDNNHIMSELVDYGLKIREGSLPPDPSFHLTYFAAPEDADPWSEKTWYACNPALGDFRSLEEMQLFAEQAKKIPAKEATFRNLYLNQRVDAEQRFISSVDWDACAGEVDSVSLVGRPCWAGLDLSTTTDMSACVLYFPEDDGAVLPFFWLPGDDLMDKEQRDRAPYTVWRRQAILETTPGRAIDKRAIALRLADIAGRFDLRGVAYDRWGMPELRRILQDEGIELPLIEWGQGFKDMSPAVSTLESLVLDRKIAHGGNPILRWHCSNAVVQMDPAGARKIAKDKSIGRVDGLVALAMACGLAAREPEPQAYDFSGGLLLTA; this is encoded by the coding sequence ATGGGAAAACGAGGACCGAAAACAGGCGCGGCCAAAGCCGCAGAGAGCGCACCGAAGCGGACGTGGAAGACGAAGCGCCCGCCGTGGGAGAAGCGCGGCTTGACCAGAGCCGAGCGCGTCATTGCGTTCATCGAGGTTTTGCCGATCACGGCCGGCGTTCATGCCGGGAAGCGGCTCCAGCTCCGGCAGTGGCAACGAGACATCATCGAGGCCGTCTACACTGTGGACGACCTAGGCAAGCGCCGTGTGCGCACTGCCGTTGTGACCATGCCGAGGAAGGGAGGCAAGACGCAGCTCGCCGCCGCCCTTGCGCTCTGTCACCTCATCGGACCCGAGGCCGAACAGCGCGGCCAGGTCTATTCTGCGGCGTCCGACAAGGACCAGGCCGCAATCATTTTTCGGGAACTGGAAGCGTACATATACGCGGTGCCGGAGTTCGCCGAACGCTGCAACATCAAGGCATTTCACAAAGAGATCACCGACGAAGTGACCGGCTCGACATACAAGGCCATGAGCAGTGACGCCCGGAAGGCGCACGGCCTTTCCCCTTCGTTCATGGTCTATGACGAACTGGCGCAGACCAAGAACCGGGAGCTGTACGACAATCTTACCACGGGCACGGGAGCACGCTCAGAACCCCTGATGGTGGTTATCAGCACGCAGAGCAGCGACAACAACCACATCATGAGCGAGCTTGTTGACTACGGCCTGAAGATTCGGGAGGGCTCGCTCCCGCCGGACCCGAGCTTCCACTTGACCTATTTCGCCGCGCCTGAAGATGCCGACCCCTGGAGCGAAAAAACATGGTACGCCTGCAACCCCGCTCTGGGCGACTTCCGCAGCCTGGAAGAAATGCAGCTCTTTGCGGAGCAGGCCAAGAAGATTCCGGCCAAGGAAGCGACCTTCCGCAACCTGTACTTGAACCAGCGTGTGGACGCGGAACAACGCTTCATCAGCTCCGTGGATTGGGACGCCTGCGCCGGCGAAGTGGACTCCGTTTCCTTGGTAGGCCGGCCGTGCTGGGCAGGGCTGGACCTCTCCACGACAACGGATATGTCCGCGTGTGTGCTGTACTTCCCCGAGGACGACGGCGCAGTGCTGCCCTTCTTCTGGCTCCCTGGTGACGACCTGATGGACAAGGAGCAGCGAGACCGAGCCCCGTACACCGTGTGGCGGCGGCAAGCCATCCTGGAGACCACGCCGGGCCGCGCCATAGACAAGCGGGCCATAGCCCTGCGCCTGGCAGACATCGCGGGCCGGTTCGACCTTCGCGGCGTTGCGTATGACCGCTGGGGTATGCCGGAGCTTCGGCGCATCCTGCAAGACGAGGGCATAGAGCTGCCGCTCATCGAGTGGGGCCAGGGGTTCAAGGATATGTCACCTGCCGTAAGTACGCTGGAAAGTCTGGTCCTGGATCGCAAGATTGCCCACGGCGGCAACCCTATACTCCGCTGGCACTGCTCCAACGCCGTGGTGCAGATGGACCCGGCCGGCGCACGGAAGATCGCCAAGGACAAATCAATCGGCCGTGTGGACGGGCTTGTTGCCCTGGCCATGGCTTGCGGCCTCGCAGCACGGGAGCCGGAGCCGCAGGCGTATGACTTTTCTGGCGGATTGCTGTTGACTGCTTGA
- a CDS encoding ERCC4 domain-containing protein, whose product MQLIVDNREQAPLDFAPYPCTVQAGTLDVGDYSLSGLEHMVAVERKSIPDLVACVTRERPRFERELARARGLELFAVVIEGSLEDVRGHNYRSQTKPHAVLQSLTAWTIRYGVTWIWAGSPAGAAYFTYWTLEKYGTEAQKRLRAIVSALDGSQVIPTTKTPENAV is encoded by the coding sequence ATGCAACTCATCGTCGATAATCGGGAGCAAGCTCCCCTGGATTTTGCCCCGTACCCCTGCACCGTCCAGGCCGGGACTCTGGATGTCGGAGACTACTCCCTGAGCGGACTTGAGCACATGGTGGCCGTGGAACGGAAATCCATTCCTGACCTGGTGGCGTGTGTGACTCGTGAGCGCCCACGCTTTGAGCGAGAGCTTGCCCGTGCTCGTGGGCTGGAACTGTTCGCCGTGGTCATCGAGGGCAGCCTTGAGGATGTGCGCGGCCACAACTACCGGAGCCAGACCAAGCCCCATGCCGTGCTGCAAAGCCTGACCGCCTGGACGATCCGCTACGGCGTCACCTGGATATGGGCAGGTAGCCCGGCCGGTGCAGCCTATTTCACCTACTGGACCCTGGAGAAGTACGGCACTGAGGCACAGAAGCGCCTGAGAGCGATTGTAAGCGCCCTTGATGGGTCACAGGTCATCCCGACCACGAAAACGCCGGAAAACGCCGTCTAG
- a CDS encoding AAA family ATPase, translating into FEHIQAQIQELASMGGQAVAEAVTVKTGADLLEMSFPDNPLIGGLLDERESLLVCGPSGLGKSVLTLNMAFSLAMPPMNGLWGAFDVPRPLKTAFIQSENTAKATKKRIEKIIRANPSWRSALDRFAFPFVNDDLRLSGVLTETTFAAKVERVVEETQSDVLILDPLISYHGEDENDNAAMRRSLDALTAICDRLRVACIVVHHIGKTDDTGKATFSGRGASAIGDWCANILSMNPVLDDRGERTNIIEMRHQKARNFELRPRFYLERTADLLMVPTDDPRDKEGRERVQIVLDCLRDAGGSVESKSVLVGAVQEHTGKSRGTAQAMIADAHKRGHIVFTPGKQNREGVAFANHANFEAGNSHV; encoded by the coding sequence CCTTCGAGCATATCCAGGCACAAATCCAGGAACTCGCCAGCATGGGCGGGCAGGCTGTGGCCGAGGCCGTTACGGTCAAGACCGGCGCGGATTTGCTGGAAATGAGCTTCCCGGACAATCCCCTCATAGGCGGACTGCTAGATGAGCGGGAATCACTGCTTGTCTGTGGCCCCTCAGGACTTGGGAAAAGCGTTCTCACGCTCAATATGGCGTTCTCCCTGGCCATGCCCCCCATGAATGGATTGTGGGGCGCGTTTGACGTGCCTCGCCCTCTCAAGACTGCATTTATCCAGAGCGAAAACACGGCCAAGGCGACCAAGAAGCGTATTGAGAAGATCATACGGGCCAATCCCTCTTGGCGTAGTGCCCTGGATCGGTTCGCGTTCCCCTTCGTCAATGACGACCTGCGCCTATCCGGCGTACTCACGGAGACAACCTTCGCGGCCAAGGTCGAGCGTGTCGTGGAAGAAACGCAATCTGATGTCCTGATCCTCGATCCCCTCATCAGCTACCACGGTGAAGACGAGAACGATAACGCAGCCATGCGGCGCAGCCTGGACGCCCTCACGGCTATCTGTGACCGGCTCCGCGTTGCCTGCATAGTCGTTCATCACATCGGCAAGACCGACGATACCGGCAAAGCCACGTTCAGCGGACGCGGCGCTTCGGCCATTGGTGACTGGTGCGCAAACATCCTGAGCATGAACCCGGTGCTGGATGATCGCGGCGAACGAACCAACATCATCGAAATGCGCCATCAGAAGGCCCGCAACTTCGAGCTTCGCCCCCGCTTCTACCTGGAACGAACTGCCGACTTGCTCATGGTCCCCACGGATGACCCACGGGACAAGGAAGGCCGCGAACGTGTCCAGATCGTTCTTGATTGCCTCAGGGACGCCGGCGGCTCCGTAGAGTCCAAGAGCGTATTGGTAGGAGCAGTCCAGGAGCATACCGGGAAGAGTCGTGGGACAGCTCAAGCGATGATCGCAGATGCACACAAACGCGGCCACATCGTCTTCACCCCCGGCAAGCAGAATCGCGAAGGCGTCGCCTTTGCCAACCATGCCAACTTTGAGGCTGGCAACTCTCATGTGTAA
- a CDS encoding HNH endonuclease has product MAKWPYNTTRWKRLRAQQLREAPLCIHCKALGRLVPAQHVDHIQAINAGGEPFDRDNLQSLCASCHSHKTNADMHGTPIKGCDANGNPLDAGHWWSSKSRANNEKISQG; this is encoded by the coding sequence GTGGCTAAATGGCCCTACAACACAACAAGGTGGAAGCGGCTCAGGGCGCAGCAACTCCGGGAGGCTCCGCTCTGCATTCACTGCAAGGCCCTTGGCCGCCTGGTGCCGGCGCAGCATGTGGACCACATCCAAGCAATCAACGCCGGTGGTGAGCCGTTCGACAGGGACAACCTGCAATCGTTGTGCGCGTCCTGCCACAGTCACAAGACCAACGCGGACATGCACGGGACACCTATCAAGGGATGCGACGCCAACGGCAACCCGCTGGATGCAGGGCACTGGTGGTCTAGCAAGAGTCGTGCCAACAATGAAAAAATCTCTCAGGGCTGA